In Halobacterium sp. CBA1132, a genomic segment contains:
- a CDS encoding PQQ-binding-like beta-propeller repeat protein, translating to MYIPSSGQTRRDVLVAAGAAGVTSLTGCLGRVAGRSTRDHKQDAPVGPVTGAWPTYQHDFANTGATTDHGPSNEATSEGVAAGDTKLATSVALADGRGFVGYSDGNGDAGAYRGFELGDSNASWTVEYSAGKSTPTLAGNAMFVSTAEFLAAYDARDGALCWRTNVGGYGSTTNAPVLAEDTLLDDSGETVYGRNPATGKERWQYDAGGSGTALAARDGVAYTVVGANHEDAGVAALDPATGEENWRRDDLPQSHTTLTVDDRNLYYAAHQGAVYALSLDDGTTQWTASVPLPEDGSAYVAVADGNLHVQSPDGKLAAFDTADGSVGWRRTLNAPSGPRSRPPVIAGDVRYVLCDQALYALDAATGAVHWSHALDVQPALTSAPAIRGTALYYAGRDDGVFRVASTH from the coding sequence ATGTATATCCCCTCCAGCGGACAGACACGTCGTGATGTACTTGTTGCTGCCGGGGCAGCTGGTGTCACCTCTCTCACGGGCTGTCTCGGCCGCGTCGCCGGCCGTAGTACACGCGACCACAAGCAGGACGCACCTGTCGGCCCCGTCACCGGCGCGTGGCCAACCTACCAGCACGACTTCGCGAATACCGGGGCCACGACCGATCATGGCCCATCAAATGAGGCGACTAGTGAAGGCGTCGCAGCTGGTGATACAAAACTCGCCACGTCGGTTGCGCTCGCTGATGGCCGTGGATTCGTTGGCTATAGCGACGGGAATGGAGATGCAGGTGCGTATCGAGGCTTTGAGCTGGGTGACTCGAATGCGTCGTGGACAGTTGAGTATTCGGCGGGAAAGTCGACGCCGACGCTCGCCGGCAACGCAATGTTCGTCTCGACTGCAGAATTCCTTGCAGCATACGACGCACGTGATGGCGCGCTATGCTGGCGAACGAACGTAGGTGGCTATGGATCCACTACGAACGCTCCCGTGCTCGCCGAGGACACGCTTCTCGATGATAGCGGTGAGACGGTGTATGGCCGCAACCCCGCGACCGGCAAGGAGCGCTGGCAATATGATGCTGGAGGCTCGGGCACTGCACTTGCCGCCCGTGACGGGGTCGCCTACACGGTTGTTGGGGCGAACCACGAGGACGCTGGCGTCGCAGCACTCGATCCAGCGACGGGCGAAGAAAACTGGCGGCGAGACGACCTCCCCCAAAGTCACACCACCCTTACTGTCGACGATCGGAATCTGTACTACGCCGCGCACCAGGGCGCCGTCTACGCACTCTCCCTCGATGATGGCACGACACAATGGACGGCATCGGTCCCGCTACCAGAGGACGGCAGCGCGTATGTCGCTGTCGCGGACGGCAACCTCCATGTCCAGTCGCCGGACGGTAAACTTGCGGCGTTCGACACGGCAGACGGGTCGGTTGGATGGCGGCGAACGCTCAATGCACCATCTGGCCCTAGATCGCGTCCCCCAGTCATCGCCGGTGACGTCCGATACGTGCTATGCGACCAGGCACTGTACGCACTCGACGCCGCAACCGGTGCGGTACACTGGTCGCACGCGCTTGACGTCCAACCAGCACTCACGAGTGCCCCCGCAATCCGCGGGACCGCACTCTATTACGCTGGCCGCGACGACGGCGTCTTCCGCGTAGCATCCACCCACTAG
- a CDS encoding IS6 family transposase, with product MLEIARLSGGSDCFELDFLEREATPEPAMKLGIRLHLAGLSLSDTVSILDRLGVERCRTTVHNWVQKADLQPLDGANPDHVAVDETVIQLNDEQFWLYAAVEPDTNRLLHVKLAPTRNQAITEMFLAELCEKHLVDDAIFLVDSAPWLQAALHRHSLDYRYEKHGNRNSVERDFREVKRRTNQFSNCFSHAEADTVENWLQAFAFAWNQLI from the coding sequence ATGCTCGAAATCGCCCGCCTCAGCGGAGGTAGCGACTGCTTCGAGTTAGATTTTCTGGAGCGAGAGGCGACACCCGAGCCCGCGATGAAGCTCGGTATCCGACTCCATCTGGCTGGATTATCACTTTCAGATACTGTTTCAATTCTCGATAGATTGGGTGTCGAACGCTGTCGAACCACCGTTCACAACTGGGTGCAGAAGGCCGATCTACAGCCCCTTGATGGCGCGAACCCGGATCACGTCGCCGTTGACGAGACCGTGATCCAACTCAACGACGAGCAGTTCTGGCTGTACGCCGCCGTCGAACCCGACACCAACCGCTTGCTGCACGTTAAGCTCGCTCCGACGAGAAATCAAGCGATCACTGAGATGTTCCTCGCGGAACTCTGCGAGAAACATCTCGTCGATGACGCGATCTTTCTCGTCGATTCTGCACCGTGGCTGCAAGCAGCACTCCACCGGCACAGCCTTGATTACAGATATGAAAAACACGGTAATCGGAATAGCGTCGAACGTGACTTTCGAGAAGTAAAACGACGAACGAACCAGTTCTCAAACTGTTTCAGCCACGCCGAAGCAGATACTGTCGAAAATTGGCTTCAAGCGTTCGCCTTCGCATGGAATCAGCTTATCTGA
- a CDS encoding PadR family transcriptional regulator produces MLSKIGFKRSPSHGISLSEHYQQDINHGRLYPNLDDLVDKGLVEKGQLDKRTNVYTLTQRGRREIAARRDWESQYVDFSE; encoded by the coding sequence ATACTGTCGAAAATTGGCTTCAAGCGTTCGCCTTCGCATGGAATCAGCTTATCTGAACACTACCAGCAAGACATCAATCACGGCCGACTCTATCCGAATCTCGACGACCTTGTCGACAAAGGCCTCGTCGAGAAGGGACAACTCGACAAGCGCACGAACGTGTACACGCTCACACAGCGTGGCCGCCGTGAAATTGCTGCTCGTCGTGACTGGGAATCCCAGTACGTCGACTTCAGCGAGTAA
- a CDS encoding TATA-box-binding protein — protein MSAVTDTIQIENVVASSDIGQELALEQLATDLPGAEYNPDDFPGVVYRLDEPKSATLIFHSGKVVCTGANSVDDVHAALEIVFEDLRELGIDVVDDPKIEVQNIVSSANLGQSLNLNAIAIGLGLEQIEYEPEQFPGLVYRLDEPDVVVLLFGSGKLVITGANESEDAQHALAHVKDRLTELGLLE, from the coding sequence ATGAGCGCTGTAACGGACACAATTCAAATCGAAAACGTGGTTGCATCCAGTGATATCGGTCAAGAACTCGCGCTTGAGCAACTCGCAACAGACCTTCCGGGAGCAGAGTACAATCCCGACGACTTCCCTGGGGTTGTCTACCGTCTCGACGAACCGAAGTCGGCCACACTCATTTTCCATTCAGGAAAGGTGGTCTGTACCGGCGCGAATAGCGTTGATGACGTCCATGCGGCTCTCGAAATCGTCTTTGAGGACTTGCGCGAGTTAGGCATCGATGTCGTGGATGATCCCAAAATTGAGGTGCAGAATATCGTTTCCAGTGCCAATCTTGGGCAATCGCTAAACCTGAATGCAATCGCAATCGGGCTCGGCCTAGAGCAAATCGAGTACGAGCCCGAACAGTTCCCCGGCCTCGTTTATCGACTCGATGAACCCGATGTCGTCGTTCTCTTGTTTGGCAGTGGGAAACTCGTGATTACTGGCGCAAATGAATCTGAGGACGCCCAGCACGCGCTGGCACACGTCAAAGACCGACTCACCGAACTCGGCTTGCTTGAGTAA
- a CDS encoding bacterio-opsin activator domain-containing protein, whose amino-acid sequence MNPKSRSILDTSVIVAVGDTEWLTAYVDALQEQSDATIHRVSTPAAVHEMLQPTTIDCVITDYSLPETTGIDLVRSIRETTVTLPIILGTAEGSETIASTAIEAGVTDYIAVTDPLDETVTDALQRTEQALRDAQRARTQRERARQFDATFHDTRSATWVLDPAGALTRVNQTARDMIDVDADAVVGDSFWTLPWWLDEGQTSADIRRLVESAKRGEFGHAVITQNGVTGERVLELSVQPVTDERGDLVSIVVDSVDITDRVDLERELRQSEELHRVTLNNMTDTVLMTDEDGEYTYVCPNVHFIFGYTAEEIRELGTIEALLGDDLFDRADLADDGVLKNIETTATDKAGREHTLLVNVREVSIQDGTLLYSCRDITKRKQRERALATLQETARDFLYAETHHEIAHHVVDDTPDVLDLDASAVYLFDADDNHLQPTAYSQAMRDAHGPLPDVHADGNDLTSHSFVENEPRFFDDIHDADRLTNPATDLRSVAYIPLGNHGVFVAGSTDVGAFDDVTRELADLLAATAEAALDRVDRESQLREQDRELQQQNDQLTTLNQINETIREIDQALVQSETREEIDHTVCERLTADGRFQFAWIGTLDSTSEAVTPQAWAGTDHGYLDTQSFPVAADGVEPAGRTAATGEVTHVSNVAADLRAASWRKDAISRDLLSVLSIPLVYNNLSYGVLTVYAETPDAFDETIQTVLAELGETIASAISASERKRALLTTSMTRVEYTVTDPSFVLAQLAQTADCTITYEGGVQQTASGNYVFVTVEDAPLDAVVDVATDLRVIEDVQRIRGGETGGVLRLRLAEPFLATELADHGAVLQSATASQADTKLVIDVPGSVEARNVTQFVTQRFADVELTSKQVREQASEHGFYASVLDSLTDRQLEVLETAYYSGFFESPRTVTGEAVAESLDISPQAFYQHIRTVQRKLFAALIDDHAPVVTRRAD is encoded by the coding sequence ATGAACCCAAAATCACGGAGTATTCTCGATACGTCTGTAATCGTCGCTGTTGGCGACACAGAGTGGCTAACGGCCTACGTTGATGCGCTCCAAGAACAGTCTGACGCGACTATTCATCGGGTCTCGACACCAGCAGCAGTCCACGAGATGCTGCAACCGACGACGATTGATTGCGTCATTACTGACTACAGCCTTCCCGAAACGACGGGGATCGACCTCGTTCGCAGCATCCGGGAGACAACAGTCACACTCCCGATTATTCTGGGGACGGCCGAAGGCAGCGAAACAATCGCTAGTACAGCGATTGAAGCCGGCGTTACCGACTATATCGCTGTCACCGACCCACTAGACGAGACCGTTACTGATGCCTTACAGCGAACCGAGCAGGCGCTCCGGGACGCCCAACGGGCGAGGACACAGCGCGAACGGGCACGACAGTTCGACGCGACATTTCACGACACTCGATCCGCAACGTGGGTGCTTGACCCTGCTGGCGCGCTCACGCGCGTCAACCAAACCGCCCGCGACATGATCGATGTGGACGCCGACGCCGTGGTTGGCGATTCCTTCTGGACGCTGCCGTGGTGGCTTGACGAGGGCCAAACGAGCGCTGACATTCGTCGCCTTGTTGAGTCAGCAAAACGCGGTGAGTTCGGGCACGCTGTCATCACCCAGAATGGCGTGACTGGTGAGCGAGTGTTGGAACTCTCCGTCCAGCCGGTTACTGATGAACGCGGCGACCTCGTTTCAATCGTCGTCGATAGCGTCGATATCACCGACCGTGTCGACCTCGAACGGGAACTCCGTCAGTCCGAGGAACTCCACCGCGTGACGCTCAACAATATGACCGACACCGTCCTCATGACCGACGAGGACGGCGAGTACACGTACGTCTGCCCGAACGTCCACTTCATCTTCGGGTACACCGCCGAGGAAATCCGGGAACTAGGAACGATTGAGGCCCTGCTCGGCGACGACTTATTCGACCGCGCGGATCTCGCCGACGACGGCGTCCTGAAGAACATCGAGACCACGGCCACGGACAAAGCCGGTCGCGAACACACGTTGCTGGTGAACGTTCGCGAAGTCTCAATTCAGGATGGCACGCTGCTGTACAGCTGTCGTGATATCACGAAGCGCAAGCAGCGCGAACGCGCCCTCGCAACCCTCCAGGAGACCGCGCGGGACTTCCTGTACGCCGAAACACACCACGAAATTGCCCACCACGTCGTCGACGATACACCCGACGTTCTCGATCTCGATGCGAGCGCCGTCTACCTCTTCGATGCAGACGACAACCACCTCCAGCCGACGGCGTACTCACAGGCGATGCGGGACGCCCATGGCCCTCTTCCGGATGTTCATGCGGACGGCAACGATCTCACCAGTCACAGCTTCGTCGAGAACGAACCCCGGTTTTTCGACGATATCCACGACGCGGACCGCCTCACTAATCCCGCGACTGACCTCCGGAGTGTCGCGTACATTCCACTCGGGAACCACGGCGTGTTCGTCGCTGGGTCAACCGATGTCGGTGCCTTCGACGATGTGACGCGGGAACTTGCGGACCTTCTGGCGGCGACCGCAGAGGCAGCATTGGACCGCGTCGACCGTGAGTCACAGCTTCGTGAGCAGGACCGTGAACTCCAGCAACAGAACGACCAGCTCACGACACTCAATCAGATTAACGAGACGATCCGTGAGATTGACCAGGCACTAGTGCAATCCGAGACCCGCGAGGAAATCGACCACACAGTCTGTGAACGACTCACTGCTGACGGTCGCTTCCAGTTCGCCTGGATCGGGACTCTCGATAGTACATCGGAGGCCGTGACGCCCCAGGCGTGGGCTGGGACCGACCACGGCTATCTCGATACGCAGTCGTTCCCGGTCGCCGCTGACGGCGTTGAACCGGCGGGTCGGACGGCGGCGACTGGCGAGGTGACGCATGTTTCGAACGTCGCGGCTGATCTTCGGGCGGCCTCATGGCGGAAGGACGCGATTTCACGCGATCTGCTGTCCGTGTTGAGTATTCCGCTCGTTTACAACAATCTCTCGTATGGCGTTCTGACGGTGTACGCGGAGACCCCGGACGCCTTCGATGAAACGATTCAGACCGTGCTTGCGGAGCTTGGTGAGACGATCGCTTCCGCAATTAGTGCGAGCGAACGCAAGCGCGCGTTGCTCACCACGTCGATGACTCGCGTTGAGTACACGGTTACTGATCCGTCGTTCGTGCTCGCGCAACTGGCACAGACCGCGGATTGCACGATTACGTACGAAGGTGGTGTTCAGCAGACTGCCAGTGGGAACTACGTGTTCGTCACGGTCGAGGACGCGCCGCTTGATGCGGTCGTCGACGTGGCAACTGATCTCCGCGTGATTGAGGACGTCCAGCGGATTCGTGGTGGTGAGACTGGGGGCGTGTTGCGGCTCCGGTTGGCGGAGCCGTTCCTGGCGACGGAGCTGGCCGACCACGGTGCCGTTCTGCAGAGTGCAACGGCATCGCAGGCGGATACGAAACTCGTGATCGATGTTCCCGGGAGCGTTGAGGCGAGGAACGTCACGCAGTTTGTCACCCAGCGTTTCGCTGACGTTGAGCTTACGTCGAAGCA